The Juglans regia cultivar Chandler chromosome 11, Walnut 2.0, whole genome shotgun sequence genome contains the following window.
AGAACTCCTTTTACAATTGGGCGATGGAGAGAGTAAAGGTGCTTTCTGTGCCCCACTTTCATCAAACATAACATCCAAGCGAGAAAAATCTTTGGTCAATCTGGATGTCATGTCAATCTCAAGCTTTTTGTCACTTCTTCTATCAGATAATGGTGACAACAACTCGCGGTGTCGTTTCTTCAATATGGACGGTGTACCAGTGAAGGTCTTAGCAGCACTTTTCAGCACGGCATCAGGGCTATTATCACGAGATGGTGAATCCCACAACCTAAATGGGGTAACGCAGTTCATAGAAGACATCATAAGCCGGCGAATACCAAGTGGGCTATATTCTTGTTGCGTGTCACCACCAGATTGTATCAGATCACAGCTTAAAAATGGAATATCCAAGCTTGGAAAACGAGGGGGTTCGTAACATAGTGCTCCAGCATCTTGATGTTCTGGTCTTCCACTCATGGAATGGCACGTGTCTGTGATATCTGATCCAGAACCAAAACTATTTACAGGGACTAATTTTGAAGGTTCCTTTAAAATATCTGGTTGCTCTTGCATTCCTGTGTCATCTATGTCATTATTGCAAGGAGGATCGGCAGAGTCATTGGTATAGATAAAGCCATCACGGGCACTAGTGACAAACCCATGTTCTTGAGTTTCAAATAACCGATTTGGTTCGTCACTGTAGAGAACTGCACCACAATCAACAGATTGAAGCGAACATAGGGACCCAGAAGGCTGAGAGCATGGAGTTACCATTAGAGACCCCGAAGAACAATAAAATTGTACAGCTGAACTTCCACCAGCTTCAGGTATAATGCTGCTTAATGATTGGCAACAAAATGAATCAGTGCATCCACCTGAAGGAACTATATTGGAGCCTTTTGTGAGACTTCCACAGAAAACACCATCATTTAATGCCTCTGAAAATAGAACTCTACAACATTCATCATCGGGTATCAGCACCGGCCCATGTTTATAAGAATCCATGGCTATATCCCCCATTGAAGTAGAAGCTCTCAACTCCTCTGAAGTTCGACAAGCAATATTCATCGTTTCATGGCTTTCATTAGTGCCTATACAATGTGTTTGCAACTGTGATGACTCCTGTCCCACTTCCAATGACGATATATCTGGTAATGCATGCAGAATAAACTGGTGATCACTGCCAGCAGAAGTTTCAGCATCATGCGAGAAGTTTTGGTGAAGAAATTTGTCAGAGCAATCTGCGTCACAAGTAAACTCGGGAATTGAAAAGTCTTCCAGAGATGTGTAATATTGGTCGGAACAAGATGGTGGGCTCAAGCTTTGTTCCTTTGCTGAACCAGATTCTTGAGTTAACATGAATTCCTCTCTCGTATGTAAAACTGAATTGGCCATTTCACTTGAAGACTTAAAGCAAACTGCAACAGTTGAGTCTTGACTGCATTCCAATATTTCCTCTGCTTCTATTCCTTTGAGACCACTATCATCTCCACTACTCTGCATCCTTAAAGATGATGAAAGCATGTGTTGAGTTTGATGTCCAACAAGAGGAAGGGCTGGGATCTGAGCAAGTAAACCTGATGCCAGATAAGaatccaatttcttttttaccgAACTGTTCCAATGATTTTTTATGGCATTGTCTGACCTGTTGACCACACAAGTGCAGATATATCAcaagatatgattttgtaaGTTTCGAATATTGTTGTAACATGTCTCAGAATAGAACATATAATGCAAGAAATATTGAATACCAGGAACAAACGAACGTAGAGAAACAAAAACTAAGTAGAACAGTGGAAAATTGTACCCTCTTGTACAAATAACTAGTTGACATACCTTCCTGGTAATAACTTTGCTAGCTCTGCCCATTTGTTCCCGTAAATCTGATGCGCATGAATCAAAGCCAGTTCCTCTTCCTGGGTCCATGCTTCTTTGTTTATAGCAGGATTAAGATGATTATGCCACCTAAATTTGGTATCAATCTACATGAGTACAAATGCAGCATACAGTTTCCAACACACAAGACGCATACAAGACAGTAAGATATGCATATAATTGAACATCTTATCCAGAacgcaaaaaagaaaaaaaaaaaaaacacacacacacacacacagcatCAAGGTAAATGTTAGAGAAAGCCATTTATTCATACCTTTCACGACATTGCTTACCAATACGTCCAGGTAAATGCTGTGCAATGGTGGACCATTTTTTTGGACCATGCTTGTTCAccaatttaataattacttcATCCTCCTATTtacatttcacaaaaataaccAGCAACTGTCATGTTGAATCATAAAATGACAAGCAATATAACTTAGGCAAAATTGAGAAAGGAAATTGATATAAAACAGCAGTATAGGTCACCTCTTTAGACCATGGACCTTTGACAAGCTCTGGATTCAAGACTTTCTGCCACCTATGTAGGCATTGGACATCGGTACGGTCCTTGAAACACTCCGCTGCAtggacaaattttactattaacaAATGAGTGAgtcaaaatattaagaaaagtCAAAAGTACCACAAACTAAGAAATATGTGTAAAGTGGTTCAATGGTACGCTCATAGGTAACAAATGCTTAGCAAAAGATATTCAGTTCAAAATGTAAGCGATAGAAAGAGAAGGCAAAGGCTAAAGATTATTTGAGCACAACAGTAGCACCGCTGAGAAATGAaagtttttttatcagtaaacgagaattttattgatgactaTAATAGGCATAGCTCATGTATAAGGGACATATACACGTAGTACCAACTAAGAAATCAAAGTAAATTGGATAAGAAAAATGGTCAGATGTGACAAGTACCTGAAACTGCACCCAAAATTGGTTCATTCCATATTTAGGTAACACATTGCATAGGCCACAGTAAAGAGATAAAAGCCTATGACGCATATGCCCAAATGTAGCAGAAACAATAATGGTTGGAAtatggttttttgttttaaatgggTTCGCAATGTCCATTGAAAGCACCTATCTTAAACTTGTCCGCAAGAAAAGAGGAACACAGATTAATGCCCATAATATTTGCAAAAAGCACCCAAGAAGGGAACAACAGGAGCCCATTTAGAATGGAAAAGTGTAGCACAAAATGTGAATGGGAGAAAGATGGATAATGTTATCTGGGACAATCTTTCAGACAAAAGCTTGAGCAGGACTAAACTTTCCTGTACAGGTCACCTACAAGTGACTGTttcatgttatgaaattttaaaaggaaCCAAAAAATTAATGTAACAAAAAACCTAGCCAACAAATAAATTGTCAGTTTTTTAATGATCCCTCCTTGTTCGATGTTCAGGTTGTCCACTGTCTAATTTTGCAAGTTATTGTTTCCTCTATTACTTTCCTATAGAAGTCAAACTTTCTAGTGAAAAATCAAATTAAGCCTTTAAAAACTTTCCTGTACAGGCCTTTAAAAACTATAGGCCATCTATGTTAGATGGCAACCAATAACTTAGTGTTTAATATAGGAAACAAACAAAGATCTAAGCAcagaaaaatgtttaaatatattcatagaataaaataaaaacacaggACCGAAAGAAATTCTAAAGTATAATGAACCCCTcatttgtttaataatttgatgaaGGAGATAAACACATTGGTTCTGCAATAATACctatttttttccagttctttCCTTTAAAACGCTGAACGGCCTTCTGTAAAATCTCATCCTAAAACACATGGAAAACCCATTTCATTCAGATCATGAAATTGCATTCACATCTGAATAAATATCAGTGAAATTTTGCTCCTTAATAAATCCTAATTGATGAACAAATAAGTGAATCAAAACAATGACTAACAAACTTGTTATATTATCAGAGCATCAAAAACATATCGAAAAAATTAGTTATTACTCTCGCCCCCTCCACCATAAGAAACCCAAAaggaattgaagaaaaaagatagGTTTCACCTCTTCTGGTGTCCATTGGCCTTTGGTAGAACGCCTTGTAGGACCACTTGTCCTCCtaaaaaagagtaagaactGTTATGCTAATGAATAATAGCTTTGCCTAAATCTGAGCATTAACTATCCATGATATGGGTAAAAGAACACGTTACCAAGACAAACAATTTATTCTACAAGGAAGCTAGGTTTTCCAAAAGAGAAATTACCATTAAggaaaaaagtttcaaaaagctgtttctcaacatttttattttacttcttggAGGATCAACAAGAAAAGCCCAATAGCGCATGAACTCAATGACatgaaatataagaaaaatcttCAGCACCAGTTAAAATAGTGATTCATCTGAAGTCATAAAGTAAGCCATGGAAATTGCTTGAGCCACTGGGCATGCAAAAGGTTGACAAGAGAGACTTCTCATATTAGCATAGAAGAAAATTGGAGATGTTGACATGACAAGGAAAGAGCAAGCAAAGTTCAAGATGCTATTAGATTACCCATGCAGAGGTCGCGTTTTCTGATCACCATCGCCAAGCTCATCTTGTGGAGTGTGGATTTTTCTGTCACCTTCCATAGTTTCTTGACAAATAGGTAAAGTTGCATACCCCAATTCCCACACGACGACAACTCTCTCCAGAATACGCTCTCCAAATCATTATATTCTAACTAAGAAGAGGCAGGAGCTACCTTGTCGCACAAAAAACCCATAGACTAAGGGAAGGAAGCAcagaaaaaaaccaaaattctaaaattacttAATATAATCTTCAATATTGATAGAAAAGCAGGTACAAGCTAAACAGAAAATGGAGCATGCAAGgcaataattcaaaatattggtAAACACCTATCAACATGAAGTAAAATACATAATctcataaaatgaatttaaaaatgaaaataaaacaagatTAATGAAGAATTCAGTTATTTCTGAGCTGGTTAAACAATGTATAAGAGGTCCAAGATATTTCCAATCCAATAGCCACGATCTGGCATCTATTCTATCAATCCCTCAAGCCaatgagattaaatgaattCGAGCATAAATCATGATGTCTTGCGcaagataattttgataattgtaGGACAATTTTGCCAGTCTGGTGGAAGTTTTAAAACtctaaacaaaaaaagataTGTAACTTCAAAAATTTAAGCACAAAGTTATTTCGTCCGAAGAAACACCGAAACTGTTCCAAAAAAACCCTAACATTGACGAACTCAAATACGACAAAGTATATTCTAGAATTTGGACAAATTGCAAGAAACTTGAGAGGAATTTCAAGCTTGCGTCAATTGAATAATTGAAATTTGATCCAATCCAAAGCTCGTCGATACTGATAAAAGACattgaataagaaaaaataaagtttaagtAACCGAAATCCTGAGGCAGGCACTCACTGAACTGAGCTTTAGAATGCGAAACGTAGGCAGAGAAGGAAAGCGATAGTGAGATCAACACAATGCACATCTGCAGATCCAGACGAAGGTATGCCAAAAagcaaaggagagagaaagtcGATCTGCAAACGCAGTTTGAAGtagaggagagagggagagagagaaagagaggagcgAAACGGTCCGGAGCTTATTCAAACATGAAAAACATTAAACGCGGACTAGCGAGTTTCAAACCCTATGGTTAAAGGTCTAGCAGGTTTGGGTAACTGGACAGAAATAGCGGCCATCCACTTCTGGAGCTTCTCGTATTGGattagaaaaattgtattttgtCCATTCTATTGGtctcttcattttatattttatgtattttaattttttttatttagtaattaatgaaatgattattaatatattaatatatttttattttttaaaatattttaaaataataaaaaaataaaatgtagagAGTAGACTGGACGAAATCTGTAGATAAAGCATTGTAATAAAGTTTGTAACCAATCAAACAGCTACATATGTCAATTAGACCAGTAGCTAGAACCCAAGCTTACGGCACaaacccaaaaagcccaagatCCACTCGAGCCACGGATACTTTTGCTTGTcgttattgggtttttttttccccatatatatacatggataCCAAGGTTTTATCCACCGGAGTTTGCTACACGAGCTTGCCGCAAAGCTACATCAGACCAGAATCCGAGTGGCCTCGGCTGTCTGAAATCTCTGCTTGTGAAGATGTTCCCATCATCGACTTGGGTATTGCAGATAGAAGCAAAATTGTCAAGCAAATTGGCGATGCCTGCAAATCTTTTGGCTTTTTCCAGGTAAAAAGTACTTTCCATACACATGAGAGGATCAGTTCacttaattttttgaaagagaACTATACGATTATTTTGCCATTTTATTAAATACGTTTAGATGATCAATCACGGCGTGTCACCGGAGGCAGTGCAGAAAATGTTAGAGGTGGCTATTGAGTTCTTTAGCCTGCCGGTGGAAGAGAAGTTGAAGCTCTATTCGGATGATCCTTCAAAAACAATGAGACTTTCAACAAGTTTCAACGTGACtttattattatggaggaaAAGGACGTGGAAAAAGTGTACTTTTCTTCAAATGTGACTTtttatgtgtgtttgtgtgcgCGAAAGAAGGAGAGTAGGAAAGTAAGACTTACTTGAAGGTAGGAGGATTGGAGGGCCACTCAAGCACATACTTGTCTAAAGGATAACAATGGAGTCTAAGATAATCTCTCCAATTGTGAACCTTGTCTTTTTTCACGTTAAAACTTGTTGAAAGTCTCATTGTTTTTGAAGGGTCATCCGAATAGACCTTCAACTTCTCTTCCACCGGCAGGCTAAAGAACTCAATAGCCACCTCTAACATTTTCTGCACTGCCTCCGGTGACACGCCGTAATTGATCAcctaaacatatttaataaaatggcaAAATAATCGTACAGTtctctttcaaaaaattaagtGAACTGATCCTCTCATATGTATGGAAAGTACTTTTTACCTGGAAAAAGCCAAAATATTTGCAGGCATCGCCAATTTGCTTGACAATTTTGCTTCTATCTGCAATACCCAAGTCGATGATGGGAACATCTTCACAAGCAGAGATTTCAGACAGCCGAGGCCGCTCGGATTCTGGTCTGATGTAGCTTTGCGGCAAGCTCGTTTAGCGAAATCCGGTGGATAAAACCTTGGtatccatgtatatatatatggggccCAAAAACGACAAGCAAAAGTTAGTATTTAGGTAGAGCTAGGCTGCTCGCAGATGTggtagatctctctctctctgcttagACTTTGTGTAGTTTCCAGGAAGGTGATATGAGCATATATTTATACACCCAGGGCACGAGTGcatttgggctttttgggtttGTGCCGTAAGCTTGGGTTATAGGCTCTAGCTACTGACCTAAGTGACGTATGTAGCTGTTTGATTGGTTACAAACTTTATTACAATGCTTGAAGTAGAGATTTCGTCCAGTCTACTGTCTACATATATAGTTTGCTTGCAGAAGGACATATattatccaaaacaaaaatgctaGGGACAATTGCCCCTGCATCCCCGCCGTGAAACCTGCTGATGTAgcaatggtaaaaaaaaaaatagaatgaggGAAACATTCTGTatactaaaattacaaatccgAACACCCAACTAGATAAAAAGGATGAGAGATTAAGAAGATGAAACCTCTAGTATAGATTGGAGGAAAACCTGAGATAGCAAACAACAAAGGATTGAGAGCagcaaaaaatagaaatgaacaTATTTCAAGCCAAGCCCAATAACAAACTGGGAGATGAAAAACGTTATCTTTTGGAGTAGTAGCTCAGGACCTAAGCTCTACAGGGAAATAGGATGCAAGAGCTTTGAAAATCAGTAACAATGGCGAAATAGGTGGAAATGAAGAGCGGgaagctaaaaaaaataaaggaagaagacgttttttttgtttatgtttatggtACTGTTTACTTACACAGATCCAGTTCatacttatttattagttaaatGGAGTGTGTGTTGGGAGATATGGAATGACGGATTTGAAAGAGGGAGTGTGTGTAACAACTTGGTGGTCTATGATAgctcaaagaaagaagaagacagaAGGGAAATGCGTTCACGTTTATGATCGACATATATTCTCGCCCCTTTTCCttctccaaattttttttaattttatctactAACGTACAGCCTGCCACATCAGCAAATTTCGCAGCGAGGACACAAGGGCAATTCTCCCTAGCATTTATGtatccaaatataaaataagattattttttgcTACAGTAAATTAGTGTTGTGATTGTGAGTCATGTTTGGTTTTACTATAGCTAGGCCAAactgaattaaaaatattttctgtgaaCACTCTCTCCTCGTCGATTTTTCCTTCCCTTGAactcattttttcatttcttcctccCGCATTAATTTCCCCTCTGTTTCTCCTATGTTCCTTTCTGCTAGAATTTATTGTGTCTTGCTTTTTCTCTCTCGTCATTGAAGTCCTTGTAAAATCACTACCTTTTAGATCCCCTCCTCGTGTTTACAAAATCACTCTCATTGCTTCCTTCATCTGAGTTTTAGACAAACCTTTGTTGCAACACCTTCTGTTTCATCACAACAGCACCAGTTGAAGCCCTTTGCCTTTAGGGGGTCATCATCATCCTTCAAGCACATCCTCCCATGAGTTTCAAATCAAATGTAAGTATGTCACTATTTGTTTTATTGTGATGTTGATTTCAAAGTGATGAGAGGATTTTATTATAGATTGTGAATTGAGGGTTTAGTGTTTTCTATTGGAGATTTTCTTGTAAAGTTTCGAATCAAAGGAATTTTGTTTGTGGAATTGGTTTTTTGCTCGAAACAAATTTACTTTCCAACTCTAAAGTCTTCTCTGTTCATATTGGCATGAAACTCAATTCACAAAATCCATGACACCACAAACACTCGCTACCCTGCCAAACATCTAAAGCACCAATGTACAGTCTGATTTTACATTAACCCATCATCCATGACTTATCAGTGACGACAGTAAAATTGTAAGTGATGACCATGAAATTCCCCTGCCCATGAAATCGTAAGTGATGACTATAATCATCATCCCGAAGGTGAACATAGAtgtataattattaatacttatcgtaataattatccaataaatggataatccaatgtgtgAATATATTGTATTAATCGTAAGTGATAACCATGAAATATTCATAACATTTAGGAGTGGGAAGAGGCAACAGAACATTCAGGagtgtttggttttttatactcattataatattcataaattatttctcatatcTATATGGATTTTTAGTCAGTCCTTCGTATAGCATCAATGCTAATATTTAGCCAAGTTGAAACAAGGAGATTGTCCTCCTCTGTAGTGAAAGACACACCTCATCGAGACTTTTTAGTGTATGGCTTTTGTCCACTTTCAGCTTGTGATGATTGAACCACAATATCATCATATATCCTATTGAACAAGGTGTTGTTTTCCTCGTCTATCACTTTGAAATAGAGCGGTGAATAAGGAATCTGCAACAAACGAAGTCTCAATCTTTGAATAATTTGAAGTTCATCAAACAGCttgaatataaatttcaaacaacACTGTCcagcataaaaaaatcataggaACACAAGCTGTT
Protein-coding sequences here:
- the LOC109009511 gene encoding transcription factor MYB3R-1 isoform X2, whose translation is MEGDRKIHTPQDELGDGDQKTRPLHGRTSGPTRRSTKGQWTPEEDEILQKAVQRFKGKNWKKIAECFKDRTDVQCLHRWQKVLNPELVKGPWSKEEDEVIIKLVNKHGPKKWSTIAQHLPGRIGKQCRERWHNHLNPAINKEAWTQEEELALIHAHQIYGNKWAELAKLLPGRSDNAIKNHWNSSVKKKLDSYLASGLLAQIPALPLVGHQTQHMLSSSLRMQSSGDDSGLKGIEAEEILECSQDSTVAVCFKSSSEMANSVLHTREEFMLTQESGSAKEQSLSPPSCSDQYYTSLEDFSIPEFTCDADCSDKFLHQNFSHDAETSAGSDHQFILHALPDISSLEVGQESSQLQTHCIGTNESHETMNIACRTSEELRASTSMGDIAMDSYKHGPVLIPDDECCRVLFSEALNDGVFCGSLTKGSNIVPSGGCTDSFCCQSLSSIIPEAGGSSAVQFYCSSGSLMVTPCSQPSGSLCSLQSVDCGAVLYSDEPNRLFETQEHGFVTSARDGFIYTNDSADPPCNNDIDDTGMQEQPDILKEPSKLVPVNSFGSGSDITDTCHSMSGRPEHQDAGALCYEPPRFPSLDIPFLSCDLIQSGGDTQQEYSPLGIRRLMMSSMNCVTPFRLWDSPSRDNSPDAVLKSAAKTFTGTPSILKKRHRELLSPLSDRRSDKKLEIDMTSRLTKDFSRLDVMFDESGAQKAPLLSPSPNCKRSSGASPEDKENFNHAFKGVKGKGRDGIASSADSNSQENIKRATVDVDVKNMADIESAAHVVEQPSGVLVEHNMNDLLLHSPDQVGSKADRLLGSSARTPRNQQPRSLTAASKQGISSTLSSGNPRAPVKSPAVCGKKHGSHSVVVTCVLSASSSAPLETTGHNVRNDAGVETFSIFGGTPFKRSIESPSAWKSPSAWKSPWFINSFLPGPRVDTEIAIEDIGYFMSPGDRSYDAIGLMKHISEHSATAYANAQEVLGNETPKTLQKGTCNNHGNMDQEKTPHNRRSHLAPTVLTECRTLDFSECGTPGKGTENSKSSNAVVNYKPS
- the LOC109009515 gene encoding protein DOWNY MILDEW RESISTANCE 6-like, encoding MDTKVLSTGVCYTSLPQSYIRPESEWPRLSEISACEDVPIIDLGIADRSKIVKQIGDACKSFGFFQMINHGVSPEAVQKMLEVAIEFFSLPVEEKLKLYSDDPSKTMRLSTSFNVTLLLWRKRTWKKCTFLQM
- the LOC109009511 gene encoding transcription factor MYB3R-1 isoform X1 translates to MEGDRKIHTPQDELGDGDQKTRPLHGRTSGPTRRSTKGQWTPEEDEILQKAVQRFKGKNWKKIAECFKDRTDVQCLHRWQKVLNPELVKGPWSKEEDEVIIKLVNKHGPKKWSTIAQHLPGRIGKQCRERWHNHLNPAINKEAWTQEEELALIHAHQIYGNKWAELAKLLPGRSDNAIKNHWNSSVKKKLDSYLASGLLAQIPALPLVGHQTQHMLSSSLRMQSSGDDSGLKGIEAEEILECSQDSTVAVCFKSSSEMANSVLHTREEFMLTQESGSAKEQSLSPPSCSDQYYTSLEDFSIPEFTCDADCSDKFLHQNFSHDAETSAGSDHQFILHALPDISSLEVGQESSQLQTHCIGTNESHETMNIACRTSEELRASTSMGDIAMDSYKHGPVLIPDDECCRVLFSEALNDGVFCGSLTKGSNIVPSGGCTDSFCCQSLSSIIPEAGGSSAVQFYCSSGSLMVTPCSQPSGSLCSLQSVDCGAVLYSDEPNRLFETQEHGFVTSARDGFIYTNDSADPPCNNDIDDTGMQEQPDILKEPSKLVPVNSFGSGSDITDTCHSMSGRPEHQDAGALCYEPPRFPSLDIPFLSCDLIQSGGDTQQEYSPLGIRRLMMSSMNCVTPFRLWDSPSRDNSPDAVLKSAAKTFTGTPSILKKRHRELLSPLSDRRSDKKLEIDMTSRLTKDFSRLDVMFDESGAQKAPLLSPSPNCKRSSGASPEDKENFNHAFKGVKGKGRDGIASSADSNSQENIKRATVDVDVKNMADIESAAHVVEQPSGVLVEHNMNDLLLHSPDQVGSKADRLLGSSARTPRNQQPRSLTAASKQGISSTLSSGNPRAPVKSPAVCGKKHGSHSVVVTCVLSASSSAPLETTGHNVRNDAGVETFSIFGGTPFKRSIESPSAWKSPSAWKSPWFINSFLPGPRVDTEIAIEDIGYFMSPGDRSYDAIGLMKHISEHSATAYANAQEVLGNETPKTLQKGTCNNHGNMDQEKTPHNRRSHLAPTVLTECRTLDFSECGTPGKGTENSKSSNAVVSFSSPSSYLLKGCR